From a single Vigna radiata var. radiata cultivar VC1973A unplaced genomic scaffold, Vradiata_ver6 scaffold_651, whole genome shotgun sequence genomic region:
- the LOC106755008 gene encoding probable plastid-lipid-associated protein 10, chloroplastic, whose protein sequence is MASIFLTPYLLLFIVPKVGQIFQKIECRDPQCCSLEYSKIVRDALHKGLLLMGDEYTYVLGEKEQEGATLLVSAKFNVVSVRNIYLQFQEEVVGAKSGFL, encoded by the exons ATGGCCTCAATTTTCCTCACACCATACTTGCTTCTGTTTATTGTCCCAAAG GTTGGACAGATCTTTCAAAAAATTGAATGTCGTGATCCGCAATGTTGTTCGTTGGAGTATTCCAAAATTGTTAGAG ATGCATTGCATAAAGGATTGCTTTTAATGGGAGATGAGTATACTTATGTCCTAGGTGAAAag GAACAAGAAGGTGCTACACTGCTTGTATCCGCCAAGTTTAATGTAGTATCTGTCCGTAATATATACCTTCAGTTTCAAGAG